In the genome of Vicia villosa cultivar HV-30 ecotype Madison, WI linkage group LG7, Vvil1.0, whole genome shotgun sequence, one region contains:
- the LOC131616237 gene encoding seed linoleate 9S-lipoxygenase-like, whose translation MFGIFDKGQKIKGTVVLMPKNVLDFNAITSVGKGNIVDVAGNIVGGLTGIVGGALDTATAFLGRNVSMQLISATKTDASGKGLVGKETFLSSHLPRLPTLGARQDAFSIFFEYDANFGIPGAFYIRNYTSAEFFLVSVTLEDIPNRGSVQFVCNSWIYNFKSYKKDRIFFTNDTYLPSQTPAPLKQFREEELQNLRGDGTGERKEYDRIYDYDVYNDLGNPDKSDKLARPVLGGSSTYPYPRRVRSGRKPTRKDLKSEKPGAIYVPRDENFGHLKSSDFLMFGIKSLAQDVMPLFQSVIFDLNFTPNEFDSFDEVRGLHEGGIKLPTDIISQISPLPALKEIFRTDGEQVLKFPPAHVIKVSKSAWMTDEEFGREMIAGVNPCVIRLLQEFPPTSTLDATVYGDQSSTITKEHLETNLGGLTIEEALNGKRLFLLDYHDAFMPYLERINISAKAYATRTILFLKDDGTLKPLAIELSLPHSNGIQYGAESKVFLPAQEGVESTIWLLAKAHVVVNDSSYHQLMSHWLNTHAVMEPFIIATNRHLSVLHPINKLLYPHYRDTININGLARQSLINAGGIIEQSFLPGPNSIEISSTVYKNWVFTDQALPADLIKRGLAVEDSSSPHGLRLVIEDYPYAVDGLEIWDAIKSWVQDYVSLYYPTDDSVQKDIELQSWWKEAVEKGHGDLKDKPWWPKMQTLQDLVQSCSIIVWTASALHAAVNFGQYPYGGYILNRPTLSRRFIPEKGTPEYDEMVKNPQKAYLRTITPKYQTLVDLSVIEILSRHASDEVYLGERDNKYWTSDSRAVQAFTKFGTKLTEIEGKIHSRNNEPSLRNRYGPVQLPYGLLLRSSEEGLTFRGIPNSVSI comes from the exons ATGTTTGGCATCTTTGATAAGGGCCAAAAGATCAAGGGAACTGTGGTGTTGATGCCCAAAAATGTTTTGGACTTCAACGCCATTACTTCCGTTGGTAAAGGCAATATTGTTGATGTTGCCGGAAATATAGTTGGCGGACTCACCGGCATTGTTGGCGGAGCTCTCGACACCGCCACCGCCTTTTTAGGCCGTAACGTCTCCATGCAGTTGATCAGTGCTACTAAAACTGATG caAGTGGAAAGGGACTAGTTGGAAAGGAAACGTTTTTGAGTAGTCATCTGCCTCGGTTACCAACTTTGGGAGCAAGACAAGATGCATTCAGTATATTTTTTGAATATGATGCTAATTTTGGAATCCCTGGAGCATTTTACATAAGAAATTACACATCAGCTGAGTTCTTCCTTGTCAGTGTAACTCTTGAAGATATTCCTAATCGTGGATCTGTTCAATTTGTTTGTAACTCATGGATTTACAATTTCAAAAGCTACAAAAAGGATAGGATCTTCTTCACCAATGAT ACGTATCTTCCAAGTCAAACACCGGCTCCATTAAAGCAATTTAGAGAAGAAGAGTTGCAGAATCTAAGAGGAGATGGAACGGGAGAACGCAAAGAATATGATAGGATATATGATTACGATGTTTATAATGATCTTGGTAATCCAGATAAAAGTGACAAACTTGCACGTCCGGTCCTTGGAGGGTCTAGCACTTATCCATACCCTCGCAGAGTTAGAAGTGGAAGAAAACCAACGAGAAAAG ATCTTAAGAGTGAGAAACCGGGTGCAATTTATGTTCCAAGAGATGAAAATTTTGGCCATTTGAAATCATCAGACTTTCTTATGTTTGGAATAAAATCATTGGCTCAAGATGTCATGCCTTTATTTCAATCTGTAATTTTTGACCTTAATTTCACACCAAATGAGTTTGATAGCTTTGATGAAGTGCGTGGACTTCATGAAGGTGGAATTAAGCTTCCTACAGACATAATTAGCCAAATTAGCCCTTTACCCGCCCTTAAGGAAATCTTTCGCACTGATGGTGAACAAGTACTCAAGTTTCCACCTGCTCATGTAATCAAAG TTAGTAAGTCTGCATGGATGACTGATGAAGAATTTGGAAGAGAGATGATTGCTGGTGTAAACCCTTGTGTGATTCGCCTTCTACAA GAGTTCCCGCCAACAAGCACACTAGATGCCACAGTCTATGGTGATCAATCTAGTACAATAACAAAAGAACACTTAGAAACCAACCTTGGTGGACTCACAATAGAAGAG GCACTTAATGGAAAAAGATTATTCCTCCTAGATTACCATGATGCGTTCATGCCATATTTGGAGAGGATAAACATTAGTGCAAAGGCTTATGCTACTAGAACAATCTTATTCTTGAAAGATGATGGGACCTTAAAGCCATTAGCCATTGAATTAAGTTTGCCACACTCAAATGGGATCCAATATGGTGCTGAAAGCAAAGTATTCTTGCCTGCACAAGAAGGTGTTGAAAGCACAATTTGGCTATTAGCCAAAGCTCATGTAGTTGTAAATGACTCAAGCTATCATCAACTTATGAGTCATTG GTTGAATACTCATGCAGTTATGGAACCATTCATCATAGCAACAAATAGACATCTAAGTGTGCTTCACCCAATTAATAAACTCTTATATCCTCACTACCGCGATACAATAAATATCAATGGACTTGCTCGACAATCTCTAATCAATGCTGGTGGCATCATAGAACAATCATTTTTGCCAGGGCCAAATTCTATTGAAATTTCTTCAACGGTTTACAAGAATTGGGTTTTCACTGATCAAGCATTACCAGCTGATCTTATCAAGAG AGGATTAGCAGTTGAGGATTCTTCTTCTCCACACGGCCTTCGTCTTGTGATAGAGGACTACCCTTATGCTGTTGATGGATTAGAAATTTGGGATGCTATTAAATCATGGGTCCAAGACTATGTTTCCTTATATTATCCAACAGATGACAGTGTCCAAAAAGACATAGAGCTGCAATCTTGGTGGAAAGAAGCTGTTGAAAAGGGCCATGGTGACTTGAAAGACAAGCCATGGTGGCCTAAGATGCAAACTCTTCAAGACTTGGTTCAATCTTGCTCCATTATCGTATGGACCGCTTCTGCTCTTCACGCAGCTGTTAACTTCGGACAATATCCTTATGGAGGATACATTCTGAACCGTCCAACACTTAGTAGGAGATTTATCCCAGAGAAAGGAACTCCAGAATACGATGAGATGGTGAAAAATCCTCAAAAGGCATATTTGAGAACAATTACTCCGAAATACCAAACTCTTGTTGATCTTTCTGTGATTGAGATATTGTCAAGACATGCTTCTGATGAGGTGTACCTTGGAGAGAGGGATAACAAGTATTGGACATCTGATTCAAGGGCAGTACAAGCCTTCACAAAGTTTGGAACCAAACTAACTGAAATTGAAGGGAAAATCCATAGCAGGAACAATGAGCCTAGTTTGAGAAACCGCTATGGGCCAGTGCAGTTGCCCTATGGTTTGCTGCTTCGTTCAAGTGAGGAAGGTTTAACTTTCAGAGGAATTCCCAACAGTGTCTCTATTTAG